The genomic DNA ccagcagaactgaaatcagccccaacagtgaacacttttaaatccaggttaaaaacatttctcttctcctgtgcttatgattgagctcttttaaagcactttacattttaatctttcatttgcactctttgtccttttaatgattttaaagctaatttattattttatgctgcaatcattttatttatgtctttctatttttctgtactttgtttttattatgggggtggggggggggtggggggttaattgtatgttttaagtttctcaaattacatgtttttctgttttatgtaaagcacattgaattgccattgtgtatgaaatgcgctatataaataaaactgccttgccttgccttgcctagtgTAGGCAGGTACTATCCAGTTCatcacacatatagacacatttaCATCTACAGTCCAGATAATTTAGAGTCACCAGCTAACCTTTTTAGTTTATTAATTAGCACAATACAGTCAGAAATGTCTGTAAAACCTGTTAAGCAGAGGTTAAAACGGAGGATGACAGCAAAATGTAGCTGCTCTAACATCCAGCATGTACTGATGGTAATTGCTTCTAATGTGAAATTTCTGGCACCTTGCTCAGAAATGGTGTTTTCTCACAGCAGACTTGTCATAACAGGAAAGGCACCTGTGTTCAAATAATGACATTAACaatagttcagttcagttcaagtGTCCCACTAAGCCATGACAGCGTGACAGTGAACCAGCAGGCACAATATCAGGTCCCTGAAAACAAGTTGAGTCAACAAGGAGTCTCAGTCCAAGAATGTCTGCTTTCAGATTCAGAATGATTCTTGGGCAATGTATTTTTGGAGAGTTCCCATAACagatcatttttcttttctcttgtgCAAAGCAAAGACATTCGCACACTTTTCCATGCATGCATGCGCCCTGTAAGAGAatttttaataacatttgttTCTCTGAAAAATCACAGACAACAgagtgatgaatctttctctttaCTCATTACATGCCAGCACAGAGAACAGCTTTTATACTGTAACCCCCAGTGGCAATTTGAATAAGACCCCCAAGGAATAACCTTTGCTGACCCCCTACTTGATCAGAAACAGTCAGTTTGCTAGCAGGTATCTTGTCTGATTTAACAAAATGCCTGAGGCTTAGGCGTTTACAgcagttaaaacacacacattacacaatgACTCACTCACATAAAATCCCTCACAGCCCGcccgtgcacacacacagatttggAGTGTGCCTCTGAAGGTTTGGTTTCCCATTTCAAGAACAAAACTTAAATAACCAGCATCCACCATCGCCTCTTCAAAAGACTGCTTGCTGCCCCTCTGCTCAGCATGAAGGCAAGTTGATTTACATGAAATAATAGAGAATTCTTTAACAAAATGTTTAAGATTTAGCCAAAATGTTTGGTATTCAGAATAGCTGAGATTATCTTCTcttgtcttctcctctctttttctcttcacttCTCAGAATATTGCACAACTCTGTCTAGCAGTCTTGCCATCACTTCTGTTCCTCTTCACTCCTAAAGGgtaaatctgtgtttttgctttACTTCAACACCAAACGTATAACATTGTAAAAAGGACATTGTGAAATCCTCATTTTGGTATCAtttattctgttctgttttaattTCTTTTGCAAGGATTTGTGCCCAGAGTGTGCATTGCCAGTGGGGGCCATATGGGGATTGGTCAGAGTGCGATGGGTGCACCAAATTGCAGGTTAGCAACAGTAACACTATCTCCTATTTTAGTTAACTTGTTTCTCAGGATTACAATCttacttaaataaaataatttcatttatataaacaacagaattacagtaaagttaactcattaaggttttttttttctttgtttttttgtttggattTATGCCACAACACTTCTTCCCCATATTCTTTGGCCCATTTGGTATGTTTCAGACCAGAACACGAGCCATGGCTGTCTATGCTCAGTTTGGAGGAAACCCTTGCCCAGGGGAGCGAACAGAGACCAGGTCCTGTGAAACCACAAAAGGCTGCCCTCTAGAGGATGGATGTGGAGACAGGTTTCGCTGCAGATCAGGTCAGAAATAAAACTCTGTGCACTCTACTATACAACATATACTATACATAATTAATTactgaaaataaatgcagaGCTTTGTATCTGTCTTTTGACCCCCAGGGAAGTGTGTTAGCCAATCTCTAGTGTGTAACGGAGATCAGGACTGTGAGGAAGATGGACAGGATGAACAAGGTTGTGACCCATTACAAAAATACATTGTATGTTCACATTCAGCTCCCCCACCTAACACTGAACTCTTGGGACTCGGGTAAGTGACAAATCTGGACTGATATCTATTTCCTGTTGTGTATACCCTTTGGAGTGGGTGCCTCATGCTTACCTATAGATGGTTCCACACTGCTTCTGTAGGTATGATGTGGTGACTGGAAAGAGGAGGGGTAGTGTCATCAACACAAAGAGCTTTGGGGGTCAGTGTCGCACCATGTTCAGTGGGGTCCACAATAATGTCTACAGACTGCCCCTGAGTACTATCCAGTACAGCTTTATGGTTAGTCCCTCTGATTGCAATTTATATTGATATGCCTGGTAGTCACTTGTTATGattaggttcacaatttttcaagtctatcTTAAAATAACAGCCAGTACCCAATCAGACATTGACCCATGTTGTTGCTGCTATATTCATTCCACCCTGTTCATTCTGACCATTAAGAGAGCCCTCATAATGCAATTTCAGTAAAAGTAATGGGGGGGCAAAACTGACTCCTCctttaaacatgtatttaaatgtttattgtaAGCTAATATGAAGGTGCAGCTACTGGAATTATCAATATCTTTTTGAGTCTTTTCAGTGCCaaattatgttgttttgttccttccactgcagctgaataGGAAAACTGTCTGTTGAGACATGCTGTTTAATAGTTcggatgaaaaggaggaatggtTACTGCAAGTAAaacttgtttttatgtaaatttgTGCACTTGACTATTGTTCAAAGACACACTTGGAAAAAAGTGTACCTATCCTTTAAAGGCACCCTTTAATAAGTTTGAGATTTCTCATCAAACATATAATGTGTTTGTATTAGGCCTAGTACATGTGACAATTTGAAATTCTACTGTATTGTATAAATTGTATTATTCACACtaaacttcttctttttctatctCATCCAtactatttaaaacatattaccACCACCAGATACATCAAAACTCCACCCACTTTATTTACTCAAACAGTCTACCCAAACAATACTACTCTGTCTGCACTACTTACATAAAATAGTAATTTATATCATCACTGCAAAGGACCACTTTTCAGGAAAGCATAACCATAACTTTCAGATTAAACAATCAATGCAGTAATTTTTCTGGTGGGAACCATCTCACAATGTGTATTTACTCTAGGTCTAATGCAAGGATAACttgaaatacacacaatataggGAGGGACCTATGAAACAAAACATCctagtggtaaaaaaaaaaatcacagtgtACACTTTTCATTCTGTtaatattctataaaatgaaGCTGTCACTTTTGCTTTGCTGTTTGTACTTAGTTATGTGACATTGGTGAATTGGACCATGAACCTTTGTTTTCAGGTTAAAGCACAGAATGATTTCAGTGATGAGATGTTCAAAAGTGAATGGCATTATGCAAAGGACATTGTCAATAGACAGACAGTGTCCGGGACCACAACAGGATTTCGTAACTATGAATTCCATGAGACATATGACAAGACTAAGGTATGTAGGATCCTGAAATTTTGTCACCCTATACTTTTAAGAATAACAATAATCAAAGTATAGAATTAAATGTGATTCATGATATATTTTTTCCTTCAAGGTTCACAAGATTTTGGTTTTAAAGAATGACATAGAGGTCGCTCAGTTCCAGAGTAACTCTCCTCAGTACCTCCCAATATCTGAGGAGTTCTGGAAGGCACTGGCCAAACTACCATCTGTCTATGACTATGCCGCCTACAGGAAGGTTTTGGAAAAGTTTGGTACACACTACCTTTCTGAAGGAAACCTTGGAGGCTCCTTCAAAGTTGTGGCCAAGATTGATGAAAAAACCGAACGATGGACGGGTGAGGATTCACAAGCTCAGTAGCTTCATAGCAGGCCTAAATGGAGGTAAAATTAGTCTACAGGCAACTGATGGATTCAACTTGTTTTTGAGATATTCTtgaagtataataatataataatgtcttAAAATATTCAAGATCAAACATTTGGGGAACAAATTAGCTTTTTATCTCACATCCTGGTAATTCAAATTCACATTTGTATTTATGGTGGCTGGCTGTGTCATCTCTGGGATATGTTGTGATATTTATGTTTGAGCTTAACACTACAAAAATAATAGTGGTAATAATAAAGCTTAATGCTAAAATGCCCAGATTTATTTTAGCTCTGAAATACATATTAGAAAAGCAAATATCTTGCTCTACAATAGAATTGCTTCTTCATTTCTGAAGCATATCTTAACTTCAACTGTATTCATGAATTGTCAAATAAACACCAAATTGTAAATGTTACATAAGTAAATGAAAttgtacaaaataataattattaagcTTAGTAGTTTTCCAATAGCAACCCAAACATCTGCTTGATGATATAGATTAATAGCCCCTTAGTTTATGAAGTTCTGCCTCCATCTTGCTGTTAggtgacttttcttttcttttttcttttcttttcctttaaagAGTCTGAAAGCCTGCAGTATAATGAATGTGAAAGGACTAGACGTTGGTTTCTGATATTCCCCATCACCCATGTGGACTGTTGTCAAGGTCAAAGTGGTTACAGCAAACCCAGGGGTAAATCTTTGTTTGTCTTAATTCTCTATACATGTATATACCCGAGCCTGCGTTTTAAAAACAATCAACATTTCTGACTCTGTGTAATCCATCATCTCTGCAAACCTTTATTAAAATAGGTGCTCAAACAATTAAACATGTGCATAAGGTGGACGTAGATGGAGGAGACCTTCCATTTATAGCAGGACTGAAAACCATGGACTTCAATAATCCAGAAAGGAATTGGGAAATATACTCAAACTGGGCTGACTCTATTCAATCGTTTCCACAGGTTACCAAACAAAAGGTGAGGGAAAGTATGTTGAAATGGGTCTTTGTGGCTGTAATAGTTCCTACTCTCATTCTGACCCTGAAGCTATTCTCTTTGATACACTACATTTTAAGAAAATGAGGCCCCAAATCCACAGCAGCCACACTGTACAAAAATGCATCCAAAGTTCAGACACTAATATGATGCGTTAGCAGTGTTAATTAGATCAATCGAGTCAATATATTCCAAAGTTACAACCTGCTTAGaacaaaattccctctttttgtttcttcagaATATTCCTTGCCAATGTGTGGCAAGGGTTACATTCTAGTGGTTACATGTAGATTTGTTGCTAGCTTTTTTGATCAAATTTTACAGAGTGAGCCAACCACATATACCTCCTCATCAACTGGTGTCAGCTCAGCTGGTGAAACTTTCTCCTAGCCCTTCTTCCACTGAGCCTTGAAAATGGTTAGGTCCATTTTGCCAGATATTAGCCACAACTCTGTCATTCCATCTCGCAAAGAAAATCAAGAACACATTTTTCCCCATCACTTGTTTCTTACATAACACACCATATAAGTACAGAAAACAAACCATATTCCAAGTCAGGCACAGAGACACAAGCAAGTCTAAGCAGCCTGGAGGACAACAAGCACGGCTGGAGATCAACGCCAAAATAATTGGAGTGGGTTGTTACCAAAATATTCCAAACACAGGCTGCACAAATACTCTATAAAAtctgcaaagaaaaagaaaatcacttcAAAATTTTCTCTGAGCACATCTTGAGGAGGAAATACTGGATAATGTCAATAGACTTACACTACCAGAGTATATCCCTCTGCAACAGATCAGAGAAAAACTTTATTCAGGGgaaacaaaaagggaaaatttTATAACAGATGTTAACAGATTTTAGAATATATCTATGGCTGGATCTACCATATTGGCaatctcttgatgttgatatgttgataattatggccactgtcagaaacctagtGTGTCCAGGCCAAAATatgtgaattaaatgtgagttaAAATATGAGTAACAAGGTTTCCACCCGACTGCAGCGTTATCTAATCAGAATAACTTTGGAATGCATTTTATCACAGAACAAGGGCTTTGGATTTTGGCCCCCCGTTTCTTACAGTGTAGTCATGGTCCAAGAGAATATCTTAAAAGCCAGTATGAATTGGAATTGTTACACCAACTAAAACCGATTTCCACATACATGCCACTATTGtataaagactttaaaaaactCAAATCTATCCTTTAAATCTAGCACAACCCTCTGTCACTCTTGAACTTTACTTACCCAACTCTTACTTTGGCAGCTGCGGCCGCTGTCAGAGCTGGTGAAGGAGGTTCATTGTGCTGGGGTGAAAAAACTCTACCTTCGCAGAGCCATAGAGCAGTACCTTAGTGAGAGTGACCCCTGCCACTGCCAGCCCTGCAGAAACAATGGCATGGCTGTCATGGATGGAGATGTATGCAAATGCATCTGTAAGCCTGGAACATTAGGCCTGGCCTGTGAGCAGGAAAGTGAAGTGGAGGGTCAGCAGGGTGAGTGTTGCAATCCAGACATGTTCTTTTACTACTGCAGTCAGTTCTATCTTGGTGaaggtttgatttattttttctgagcATGTATTGTTTATCTTATTATGATGGACCGTCATATACTCCtcactttctccctctgtctttcttttctctatCTGCTCTTGTAGGAGTGATTCATGGGGGTTGGTCCTGTTGGTCTTCCTGGTCAACATGTTCTGGGAATCGGAGGTCGCGAAGACGTTCCTGCTCTAATCCCACTCCTCAGAACGGGGGAGAGAGCTGCATCGGAGAAACCACTGAGACATCTGACTGTGAAGACGAAGACATACGATACTTAAAGTCAGTGTTATTATATGGTCTCACACTTACATCTTTAATAGGGAACACCATTCACTCAAGCTTTCACACTGATTTTCTATCAGTAtccaaaacattaaacattaaaacatgtttgttgtttttttaacatttttttacgCAGAACCATGGAGCCTCAGTGCTTTGACCTGACCCTCCCAGCAAGTCAGAAGTGTGGAGTCCCACCTGCTCTAATCAATGGCTACATTCTggtaaaaatgaacaaattattGCAAAAGTTTCTTGTAATCCCTTTAATTGCAGTTGTTTCATCTATCTAGTCTGTATTTTCCAGAGAGCCACAGTGCAACATGATTCTCTGGGGAATACTAATTTACTTTAAATCAGCCTAATTAACCAAACAATACCCACCCAGAATTTAATATGAGGAAATGATGAACCATGTAATTTGTGAAATCTAATAATCGAACTTCTAGATTGCATTTGATACACAATATGGAATAAAACAGGCACCACTGTGGGAGATGTTGTTGTAATTGTTAAAgagattatatttttttttgtcgtcCAATGTCATTTAGCCTGGCGCTATGACATTGGTAACATTTGTGGTCTAATTTGTTATTCAtacttccatctgtttttcCACAGGACCCTAAGGACATTTACATTGTGGGTAGTAAGGTTGAGTACACTTGCGCTGAAGGTTTCTTTCTTATTGGTCACAGCACCCTAGAATGCACTGCTGATCAAACTTGGTCTGCCAGACCCGGACTGTGTACAAGTGAGTGCAGAACCCATGAAACCATTATTGTCATGATGATTTTCAGGGTCACTTTGTTAAACTCTGACTTTTCTCCAGTTTCAAGGTGCACAATCGGGTCCCTCGCTGATGATCTCATTGCCTCTCCATTAAAGCAGGCCTATACAATAGGGGAGACAGTTACTTTGTCTTGCCCAGAGGGCAGACAGCTTCTAGGAGAAGCAACAATTATTTGTGACGCCAGTCTAAATTTTTCACCAGATCCAGCAAATATCAAATGCAGCCCAGGTAAATTTTACTTCAACGTTCTTATAAATACTctttaatgaataaaattgaGTAGTTGTGACTACATTGTATCCcacttttcatttattgtcaTACTTACTTGTTTGATTTTCAGCCAACtagtaatgtaaaataatactttttGTCCATCTCAAAGTCAGTGTGCCAGAACAACCCATCATTCCTTCAGCAATATGTCAGCAGTGGGAGAAGTCTTCCAGAGGAAAATGTGTTTGCAAAATGCCTTTTGAGTGCGGGTATGCTAATATTTAATTTGGACATGTAACTTTTTAGACTGATCAGTCTGATTAATTTGTtcctttattgtatttgttaagGATTTTGCTTGTTGGCCTTTCTAACCAGTTCATCTTTGGAGTTGTGCTCCACTAGTCCTGTCCTGAGGGGAAAGTCAATCCTTCTCAGTGTGTGCAAATTACATGCACTGCAGTGTCTGAAGAAGAACCACGTAATAGCAGAGGACAGCACCTGCGAGTGGCCACTGCGCAACACAACTACAGACTGTACCAACTGTCAGATGTGGGAAACCTGTGATGGTAGGAAAACTCAAGGTTGAAACAAGCACATACACTctataataatcattatttgcaAATTGTCATCATCCATCTCACTCATCTTTGTACAGATCAAACAAATAAGTGTCGCTGTAAGGACTCTGCAGAGTGTTCGACCCCAggatataatgtgtgtgttcgtgttgGGGAGGATGCGACTGCAGCCACGCAGACCATGAGCGAGTGTGAAGCAGGACTACGGCGATGTAAAGAAGAAAAGGTGTCAGTTGTCAATATCCAGCCATGCACCACTTGAGGATACAGGAGGATGGTTGACCTTACAACTGCCCATCTCCACCTTCCTGTGCACATTACTATTCTATTATACATTCCTTATAGTTCCTGAATCAGTATTTTTTAGGTAAAGGAGCATTATTATGCATGTGTAAAGTAGAATAAAACTGTATTGAACcagcaaataaataataaagcacAAGGTATGCTTAATTTCTTTTACATTATTGTACTTTGTACTATTTGCCAATCATATTAAGACCCTGCGATTTCTCTCTAACAC from Scomber japonicus isolate fScoJap1 chromosome 9, fScoJap1.pri, whole genome shotgun sequence includes the following:
- the c7a gene encoding complement component C7; this encodes MKNIAQLCLAVLPSLLFLFTPKGICAQSVHCQWGPYGDWSECDGCTKLQTRTRAMAVYAQFGGNPCPGERTETRSCETTKGCPLEDGCGDRFRCRSGKCVSQSLVCNGDQDCEEDGQDEQGCDPLQKYIVCSHSAPPPNTELLGLGYDVVTGKRRGSVINTKSFGGQCRTMFSGVHNNVYRLPLSTIQYSFMVKAQNDFSDEMFKSEWHYAKDIVNRQTVSGTTTGFRNYEFHETYDKTKVHKILVLKNDIEVAQFQSNSPQYLPISEEFWKALAKLPSVYDYAAYRKVLEKFGTHYLSEGNLGGSFKVVAKIDEKTERWTESESLQYNECERTRRWFLIFPITHVDCCQGQSGYSKPRGAQTIKHVHKVDVDGGDLPFIAGLKTMDFNNPERNWEIYSNWADSIQSFPQVTKQKLRPLSELVKEVHCAGVKKLYLRRAIEQYLSESDPCHCQPCRNNGMAVMDGDVCKCICKPGTLGLACEQESEVEGQQGVIHGGWSCWSSWSTCSGNRRSRRRSCSNPTPQNGGESCIGETTETSDCEDEDIRYLKTMEPQCFDLTLPASQKCGVPPALINGYILDPKDIYIVGSKVEYTCAEGFFLIGHSTLECTADQTWSARPGLCTISRCTIGSLADDLIASPLKQAYTIGETVTLSCPEGRQLLGEATIICDASLNFSPDPANIKCSPVSVPEQPIIPSAICQQWEKSSRGKCVCKMPFECGSSLELCSTSPVLRGKSILLSVCKLHALQCLKKNHVIAEDSTCEWPLRNTTTDCTNCQMWETCDDQTNKCRCKDSAECSTPGYNVCVRVGEDATAATQTMSECEAGLRRCKEEKVSVVNIQPCTT